DNA from Dama dama isolate Ldn47 chromosome 5, ASM3311817v1, whole genome shotgun sequence:
AAATCCCCCTCTCCAGACCCTGTGTCCTTGTGCTTGGAGGGGAGGCAGGGGGTCAGTCCATGGCTCTTGTTTTCAGGGACGCTGGGGCTCCGCCTGCCAGAGTCAGGCCCAGAGTCAGGCCCAGAGGGCCCTCGGCACACGACCAGCCTCCATCATTTTCTTGGGTGGGGAAGTGGAGGGTTGGGTTCCCTGGCCGTGGTGCCCCCAGAGAAAGAGCTCACACAGGAGAGGTGAAAGGTCTGCCTCCCAGCCTCTGGCATGGGGCTCTGCTGGCCACCCTGGGGGGTCCCTGGGACTCTAGCCCCATTCTCACCAGCACCCAGCTTTGTGGGGTGCAAACCTGGCCGGCAAGGGCGGAGCTGCCCTCCCCAGGCCTCACCCCAGGCCTCACCCTGGGCACAGCTCACTGTTTGCACTGGGCTCAGAGAGATGGACGGGCTGCCCTCCCCGCCCGAAGACTCAGAGGACCCTGCAGCTGGGGAAAGTCCCCTGGGGCTGTGTCCTGGGGAAAAGGAGGGCTGGCGAGGGGTGGAAGGATGCGGAAGCCCCAGCTTCTCCCCCTCTCCTGCCGTGGATCAGACAAGGGGAGGACCAGACAAAGGGTTTAGACCCCTCCTGGCCCAGAAATAGGGCTGTCCCAGCCCCACGGCCCCGCCCAGGAGGACTGTCCCTTCCCACCGTACGTGGAGAGGCAGCTCTGTCCCCGGGAACAAATGCCACGAAGCCCGAGTGGAATCGATCAAACAAACAGGGTTTATCGCAGCGGGAGAGAGAGCTGTTGAACCCTGCCTGGCAGTTAATTAAGGAGCTCATTAGGAGACAGGGCGTGCGGGGAGACCAGGGCAGGGCGGCCTGCCGAGCCGCGAGCTTCCAGATGTCCTGGGCTGGGCTTGGGCCAGGCCGGAGGCCGAGCCCCTAGGcctggctggggaggggctgcgcctccccaagctcccagtgcagggctgTCCGGGAGGGTAGCTGTGGGGGCTTCCTCCTGGGCTGCGCTGACTGTGGTGGTGAGCAGGGGGCAGGCGCGGGCTCCGTCCTGGGTGTGGGCTTTAGCAGCTCAGGGTCCAGGCCCCGCCCTCGGTCTGGGGCTGGAGACAGTGACACCACCCCACCATGAGGTCCCGGGGCAGAGCAGGCTTTGGGGATGCCAGGCTGGTCTAGGTGCCCCTGGAATGGGGCATCTGGGTGACATTCTCCCCGGCCCTGGCACTTCGGGGGTCTGCAGGGCGTGGGTTCCTTGGGCGCCCTCAGGCCCCCAGGTAGACCTCCACCAGCCCCCCCACGGAGTGCATGCGGTAGAAGACCCCCAGAGGCAGGCCAAAGTTGACGACGGTGAACCACGTCCGGTAGCCATAGAAGTCCTTTTCCAGCCCATTCTCAAACTCAGGGTGGATGCCGAAAGCAGGCATCATCCATAgctgggaaggagaggagggtgtTGAATGAGGCAGGGGGCTCTCCCATCCCCCAAGGCCCTCGGCTCAGGGGAAGTAGGCCCCCCGAACCTGTGGCTCCTCCACGCCTCCTCCTCCTTAGGATGTCAGAGCCAGCGCCTCTGCCCTTATATCTCCCTCCCCGTCAAGGCCTTGAGCCCCCTCCTCAGCTTGCCTGGGGCCAGCCAGCCTGAGTTCCAGCTGAGACCCCCAGCTGCCAGCCCCACGGGACAACCTGCTCCATCAAGCAGGGATCCCCTTGGCCTCGAACTCCATCCCCCTTTTCTGTTCATTCTTCCACTGTCACGACTCTCTGCCAGCTCCATTCCGACCCTGCCTTCTGTCCAAATTCTGCTCATTTCTCAAGGCCCAGACCAAACTTTCACGAAGACTGCCTTGGCCGCTTGAGTCCACATTTCCTTCTTTGAGCTCCTACCTCCCTTTAGGGCCAATTTATTACTTATGCTCTGCCTGGACCAGAGGCTTCGGCATCGGAGTGTTGCCAGCACAGCCAGTACCGGCATGGGCTCAAACAACCTGGAGTTGTCCCAGGACTGGCACTTGCAGACTCTGCGAATGTGGGCAGGTTAAACGGCCTAAGCCTCAGTCtgctcatctgttaaatggggagaGTCATAGTGCCTGCTTCATGTGTTAGTGTGACGATTCAGCGAGGTGCAGAGAAAGGTGGATTTGAGACTTAGCGGCCACCAGGCACTGAGTGTCACTGTCAAGACCTTTCCCTGAGGTTCTTTAGAAAAACACACACTTTCTGATCTCTTCCTTTGACTGAATTCAGTGGACAATTAAATATTTGGTAACTCTCTAACTGGTCCCCCCGTGTCTCCCTAACTAAGCAGTAAGCTCCCCAGGGTAGAAATCCTACACGCATGTTTATAAACAGCACTTAGCTACAGGCTTGGCACCTTCATCCATGCCAGGCACCTTGCAGGGAGCTGGGGGACACTCTCAAGCAGCATCGAGCTCATTGGAAAGAGGCCTGTGTCTCTGGCAATCAAAGGACAAGCCAGTCGCCCAGGGGACTGTCAATGTGCAATGAATGCACCTTGATCCATTCCTTCCCGAATGAGGCTCTCTGGGGTCATCTCACCAGCTCCAACccgcacccccctcccacccccgccaCGTCTCCCGGCCCCAGCACTCACCGTGATGTTGCAGAGGATGAGGAAGAGTGAGATCTCCTTGAGGGCTCGCCGCTTCCAGTTGAGGTGGCTGTAGGAGTGGATGTAGGCCAGCGAGGCCCGCCGCAGGTCCTGGCCCAGCTCCAGCAGGGAGCCCCTGCGGGGCGGCTCGGCCTCCCACTTCCCGGCCAGGCTCTCGGGAGCCACCTCCCAGAGCGGGCGGCGGTGCAGGCCCTCGATGATGAACAGGTTCTGGGCCATATGCTGGAGGATGAGTAGCAGCGAGTAGGCCAGGATGAGGCAGTTGAGCAGCTCGTGGGGACGGGTGGCCACGATGGCCACGATGGAGAAATAGGAGATGCCCATCTGGCCCAGCGCCGCGCCCATCAGTAGCACCACGTCCAGGCTGCGGGTGGGGTTCTTGAACGTGTCCAGCTCTCGCTCCTCCAGCCCGTGGATGGCCGTGCCCGCCAGGCACGCCAGGCTCATAGCGGGCAGTGCAGCCACGTAGAAGGCGTAGTAGATGGTGAAGTACTCGCGCGCGATGGCCGGGCCGCTTGCTTGGATCTGGAAGAGCACAAAGACGCACACGCCGGCCACCAGCACCAGCAGGCCCAGCAGTGGCCCAAAGATGGCCCCGTGCAGGTGGAAGGATGGGGCGCAGGGTGGGGCGCCCGCGGCGGGCGCCAGGCGGCGGCCCACGTTCTTCCACATGACGAAGAGCACGGCGCAGCAGATGAGGCAGTACTCGGTGCTGAAGGGGTAGAGCATCAGGTAGCCCTTCCGGAAGACCTCGCACATGGTGACATTGAGGCACAGACAGGTGTTGGTACCGTTGCCTGGGGGGGCCAGGGCAGGAAGGGACAGAGGTTCAGGTGGGCCTTGCTCAGGGGGCGGGGGGAAACCAGAGGCACAACTCAATCCCGTTCACCTCCTGGAGTGTGGCCGAGGTGGAAGAGGCCCAAgccacccattttacagatgtggaaacggaggcccagagagagaACTCGGAAATCACAGAAAGGGTGGTGGCTCAGTgcctaagaatctgcctgccaatgcaggggacacaggttcgatccctggtccgggaagattccgcCTGCCTCGGAacgactaagcccatgcatcacggCTGAGCCTGTgtgtgccacaagagaagccacagcagtgagaatcCCGCACGCCACAATGAAGAGTAACCCCCCGCACGcggcagctggagaaagccctcacaaagcaacaaagacccagcgtgacaaaaataaacacacacacacacacacacacacacacagcagaaatAACAGGGtggtcatttctattttttttgttttttgtggaactttagctccccaaccagggatcagaccccgtgccccctgcaggggaagcatggagtcttaaccagtagaTCTCCAGGGGAGTCCCCAGGATGATCATTTCTTGACAAAAGGATTCTGGACCTCAGGGGCCAAGCTTAGATAAAGCATTTGACACGTGATATCTTCGGTGCCAAAGCTCTACGGGTGACTTGCTGAGCACGAGGGGAAACCTGTAACTTTACACCGAGGAGGCTCTGGCTGCTACACCTGGTCGGGCAACAGCATCCACCGTGGGGTGATCAGGCATCTTTCCTGTGGGGGGGGTACCCTGCAAAGACACAGCATCCCCGGTGGAATGCTGGCGTCCAGAATGCTCCTCCTGAGTCTCACCAACACTTCAGTCCACACTTCCCATTTCTAGGAAAAGCAGGGAAGAGGGACAAATGCCACCACGAGGAAGCAACCTGACCAATCTCAATGTCATTAGGGAAAAAGAGATTTAACTGAGCCACCAA
Protein-coding regions in this window:
- the OTOP3 gene encoding proton channel OTOP3, which translates into the protein MASPEAQEAGEAPAKENQVALGSEQTRAPASRVERSWLARHFSLLLRRDRQAQKAGQLFSGLLALNVVLLGGAFICSMVFNNVAVTLGDVWILLAALKVLSALWLLYYTAGTTRRPHAVLHQDPHAGPVWVRGSLVLFGSCTVCLNVFRVGYDVSHIRCKSQLELVFPAIEVIFISVQTWVLWKHCKDCVQIQTNFTRCGLMLTLATNLLLWLLAVSNDSMHHEIEAELSALMKKLSGNGTNTCLCLNVTMCEVFRKGYLMLYPFSTEYCLICCAVLFVMWKNVGRRLAPAAGAPPCAPSFHLHGAIFGPLLGLLVLVAGVCVFVLFQIQASGPAIAREYFTIYYAFYVAALPAMSLACLAGTAIHGLEERELDTFKNPTRSLDVVLLMGAALGQMGISYFSIVAIVATRPHELLNCLILAYSLLLILQHMAQNLFIIEGLHRRPLWEVAPESLAGKWEAEPPRRGSLLELGQDLRRASLAYIHSYSHLNWKRRALKEISLFLILCNITLWMMPAFGIHPEFENGLEKDFYGYRTWFTVVNFGLPLGVFYRMHSVGGLVEVYLGA